From Aliarcobacter butzleri, the proteins below share one genomic window:
- a CDS encoding PAS domain-containing protein translates to MVAQKETVLDDYAFLVSETDRNGVILFANSDFCKIAEYNINELIGQPHSIVRHPDMPKVAFQDLWDTVKSGKVWTGYVKNATKSGGFYWVFATVYPFVTQNGESGYLSCRRKASNQEIAKAEELYKTWMEEEKRVS, encoded by the coding sequence ATGGTTGCACAAAAAGAAACAGTATTAGATGATTATGCATTTTTAGTTAGTGAAACAGATAGGAATGGTGTTATATTATTTGCAAATAGTGATTTTTGTAAAATCGCAGAATATAATATAAATGAGTTAATAGGACAACCACACAGTATTGTAAGGCATCCAGATATGCCAAAAGTTGCTTTTCAAGATTTATGGGATACTGTAAAAAGTGGTAAAGTATGGACAGGATATGTAAAAAATGCTACAAAATCTGGTGGATTTTATTGGGTTTTTGCAACAGTTTATCCTTTTGTTACTCAAAATGGAGAAAGTGGTTACTTATCTTGTAGAAGAAAAGCTTCAAATCAAGAAATTGCTAAAGCAGAAGAGTTATATAAAACTTGGATGGAAGAGGAAAAGAGAGTTAGTTAA
- the ggt gene encoding gamma-glutamyltransferase, producing the protein MKLEKKELFSKLALSTLLLGSFVTSIYAETPPGKYCNTASACLDPMVTHAAVTTPNYLATQAAIETLQKGGNAVDAAISAASTLAVVYPQMNTIGGDNFWLIYNAKTKEVKALNASGRAGENVSIDFYKSKGYDKIPNRGYLSANTVPGIVSGWDEAYKYASKSMTNKGLPWKELFNKSILYASEGFAVTPSLARWQAINTDTKDSITRNLQRFDEFKHVYLKEDGSPYQVGEILKQPDLSKTLKLIANKGAKEFYEGSIAKAIVKDLKENGGVLTLNDFKQHTADWVDPLSIKYRQYTAYNLPPNTQGMASLEILNILNNFDLSSIPEGSADYYHLMTEATKEAFIDRDKYLTDPTFSPIPLDFLLSEQHGKDQSERIDMNKTAGKNPPLEPKGDTIWLGVIDKDGNAVSLIQSIYWDFGSAIVAKGTGVLLQNRGSFFSLNPNNINHLEPKKRTFHTLNAAMMLDKNNQPILIYGTMGGEGQPQTQAAIATRVIDYGMSVQDAVAAPRWLYGRTWGSESNSLKLEGRISQDVVQTLKDKGQPIEVLDEYTDTMGHAGAISINQDTGVISAATDPRSDGLAAGY; encoded by the coding sequence ATGAAACTAGAAAAAAAAGAATTGTTTTCAAAATTAGCACTTTCAACATTACTATTAGGTAGTTTTGTTACATCAATTTATGCTGAAACACCTCCAGGCAAATATTGTAACACGGCATCAGCTTGTCTTGATCCAATGGTTACTCATGCCGCTGTAACTACTCCAAACTATTTAGCAACACAAGCTGCAATAGAAACTTTGCAAAAAGGTGGAAATGCTGTTGATGCCGCGATTTCTGCAGCATCAACGTTAGCTGTTGTTTATCCTCAAATGAACACAATAGGTGGTGATAATTTTTGGTTAATTTATAATGCAAAAACTAAAGAAGTAAAAGCACTAAATGCAAGTGGTAGAGCAGGAGAAAATGTTAGTATTGATTTTTATAAATCAAAAGGTTATGACAAAATTCCAAATCGTGGTTATCTATCTGCTAATACTGTACCAGGAATTGTATCTGGTTGGGATGAAGCGTATAAATATGCATCAAAATCTATGACAAATAAAGGTTTACCTTGGAAAGAACTATTTAATAAATCTATCTTATATGCATCAGAAGGTTTTGCTGTTACACCTTCTTTAGCTAGATGGCAAGCAATTAATACAGATACTAAAGATTCTATTACTCGAAATTTACAACGTTTTGATGAGTTTAAACACGTTTATCTTAAAGAAGATGGTTCACCTTATCAAGTTGGCGAGATATTAAAACAACCTGATTTATCTAAAACTTTAAAACTTATTGCAAACAAAGGAGCTAAAGAATTTTATGAAGGTTCGATAGCTAAAGCAATTGTTAAAGATTTAAAAGAAAATGGAGGAGTATTAACTTTAAATGATTTTAAACAACATACTGCAGACTGGGTTGACCCTCTTTCAATTAAATATCGTCAATATACAGCTTATAATTTACCACCTAATACTCAAGGTATGGCTTCACTTGAAATTCTAAATATATTAAATAATTTTGATTTAAGTTCAATTCCTGAGGGTTCTGCTGATTATTATCATTTAATGACAGAAGCAACAAAAGAAGCTTTTATCGATAGAGATAAATATTTAACTGATCCCACTTTTTCACCAATTCCATTGGATTTTTTACTTTCTGAACAGCATGGTAAAGATCAATCAGAAAGAATTGATATGAATAAAACAGCAGGAAAAAATCCTCCACTTGAACCAAAAGGTGATACTATTTGGCTTGGAGTAATAGACAAAGATGGTAATGCAGTATCTCTTATTCAAAGTATTTATTGGGATTTTGGTTCTGCAATTGTAGCAAAAGGAACAGGTGTTCTTTTACAAAACCGTGGAAGTTTTTTCTCTCTTAATCCTAATAATATTAATCACTTAGAACCTAAGAAACGAACTTTCCACACTTTAAATGCGGCAATGATGTTAGACAAAAATAATCAACCAATATTAATTTATGGAACAATGGGAGGAGAAGGTCAACCACAAACACAAGCAGCAATTGCAACACGTGTAATTGACTATGGAATGAGTGTTCAAGATGCAGTTGCAGCACCTCGTTGGTTATATGGTCGTACTTGGGGTTCAGAGTCTAATTCATTAAAATTAGAAGGACGTATTTCACAAGATGTTGTACAAACATTAAAAGACAAAGGACAGCCTATTGAAGTCCTAGATGAATATACAGATACAATGGGTCATGCAGGAGCTATATCAATTAATCAAGATACTGGTGTCATAAGTGCAGCAACTGATCCTCGTAGTGATGGTTTAGCCGCTGGTTATTAA
- a CDS encoding sulfite exporter TauE/SafE family protein: MDYTLVILGLITGFTSGFFGIGGGSILIPMLLVYGFMMKEAVAISIMQMVFSSIYGSIINAKKTKGLLRDGTILGVGASIGGMVSGYFLPAVPDIYLQYLFIASLLYTVYTIFKAPASQTIEQDDKSFLVLLLIGMFVGVMAMSIGIGGSLLLLPILVGFLKYDLKVATALGLFFVIFSSIGGFISTSIFGNMLYLEGAMVGVGSLIGVYFGIKVKDRVKSTSYKKYVLLLNLLVLTVTIYKTFF; encoded by the coding sequence TTGGATTATACATTAGTTATTTTAGGGTTAATTACTGGATTTACTTCTGGTTTTTTTGGAATTGGAGGTGGAAGCATCTTAATTCCCATGCTTTTAGTTTATGGATTTATGATGAAAGAAGCTGTTGCAATTTCTATTATGCAAATGGTTTTCTCATCAATTTACGGTTCAATCATAAATGCAAAAAAAACTAAAGGTCTTTTAAGAGATGGAACTATTTTAGGAGTTGGAGCAAGTATTGGAGGGATGGTAAGTGGATACTTTCTACCTGCTGTTCCAGATATATATTTACAATATCTTTTTATAGCTTCTTTACTTTATACAGTTTATACAATATTTAAAGCCCCTGCTTCACAAACTATCGAACAAGATGACAAAAGCTTTTTAGTTTTACTTCTTATTGGTATGTTTGTTGGAGTTATGGCTATGAGTATTGGGATTGGTGGTTCTTTATTACTTCTTCCTATTTTAGTTGGATTTTTAAAATATGACTTAAAAGTTGCAACGGCTTTAGGACTATTTTTTGTAATTTTCTCATCTATTGGTGGATTTATTTCAACTTCAATTTTTGGAAATATGCTTTATTTAGAAGGAGCAATGGTTGGTGTTGGGTCACTTATTGGAGTTTATTTTGGAATCAAAGTAAAAGACAGAGTAAAATCAACTTCATATAAAAAATATGTTTTACTTCTAAACCTTCTAGTTTTAACTGTAACAATTTATAAAACATTCTTTTAA
- the cysE gene encoding serine O-acetyltransferase translates to MTNKKELTLWQQIKEDFNVPKLNDPAFDSNFEIFFNYPGVWAIINHRIANRLYKKGFKKLARMLTGICSICTKTDIHPAATIGRRVFIDHAIGVVIGSTTIVEDDVLIYQGVTLGGVSLDKGKRHPTIKSNVVIGSGAKILGNITIGQNSKIGANSVVVVDVPDNSTAVGVPARIIRKDKKICKLAHNELPDINKEMFKYLIERISILEVALKEQDGIDVSEKDAKLEKEYNSFIETLNSTKKA, encoded by the coding sequence ATGACGAATAAAAAAGAATTAACTTTATGGCAACAAATAAAAGAAGATTTTAATGTTCCAAAACTAAATGACCCTGCATTTGATTCAAACTTTGAGATATTTTTTAACTATCCTGGAGTTTGGGCAATAATAAATCATAGAATTGCAAATAGATTATATAAAAAAGGGTTCAAAAAACTAGCAAGAATGCTAACTGGTATTTGCTCTATTTGTACAAAAACAGATATTCATCCAGCAGCAACTATTGGAAGAAGAGTTTTTATTGACCATGCTATTGGTGTTGTTATAGGATCTACTACTATTGTTGAAGATGATGTTTTGATTTATCAAGGTGTAACTTTAGGTGGAGTAAGTCTTGATAAAGGTAAACGACACCCTACTATTAAATCAAATGTAGTTATTGGAAGTGGTGCAAAAATCTTAGGAAATATCACAATTGGGCAAAACTCAAAAATTGGGGCAAACTCTGTTGTTGTTGTTGATGTTCCTGATAACTCAACTGCAGTTGGAGTTCCTGCAAGAATTATTAGAAAAGATAAAAAGATTTGTAAACTTGCACATAATGAACTACCAGATATCAATAAAGAGATGTTTAAATATCTAATAGAAAGAATCTCTATTCTTGAAGTAGCACTAAAAGAACAAGATGGGATCGATGTAAGTGAAAAAGATGCAAAACTTGAAAAAGAGTACAACTCTTTTATAGAGACTTTAAACTCTACTAAAAAGGCCTGA
- the speA gene encoding biosynthetic arginine decarboxylase: protein MNSKYGIDIWSDGNFFIEDGVAKINHDCKPSIISIVKKIRKQGFKGPLLLRFPHITKKQIKTLYTTFNSSIKEYDYKGKFNAVFPLKVNQLPNFVHPLTSAGKKYNYGLEAGSKAELIIAMTYNNLGSPITINGFKDKEMIHLCFIAKSMGHNITIIIEGLNELEMIIEVLNESKLESPNIGLRVRLHSGGSGLWAKSGGINSKFGLTSTEILEAYELMEENDLVDYLTMIHFHIGSAMNSIKPLKKALRESGHIYAELKNLGAINLSSINIGGGLAVEYSAYERTRFYSLSEFANDVVFTLKEIAKQKGVDEPNIFTESGRFISAASTVLITPVLELFSAEYELSHLKFKDKNPPLIQELHDLFKDMTKKTAYEFMHDSIDHMESLLTLFDLGYIDLQDRSNAEILTHQIIKKAISLLQIDDYEELKKFDKNIQEKYLLNFSLFQSLPDYWGINQEFPIMPITHLDKKPTRSASLWDITCDSDGEIPFDMKKPLYLHDVNLNKEDYFLGFFNVGAYQDTLGMKHNLFSHPTEVNVVFKDGEVHLEKILESQKIIDILEDIDYDTDEIKAILNKNLAPKIYTELEKYLNQNSYLKTIWSYYDE, encoded by the coding sequence GTGAATAGTAAATATGGTATAGATATCTGGAGTGATGGTAACTTTTTTATTGAAGATGGTGTTGCAAAAATAAATCATGATTGCAAACCTTCAATTATTTCAATTGTGAAAAAAATAAGAAAACAAGGATTTAAAGGTCCTTTACTTCTTAGATTTCCACATATTACAAAAAAGCAGATAAAGACACTTTATACCACATTTAATTCAAGTATCAAAGAGTATGATTATAAAGGAAAATTTAATGCTGTTTTTCCTCTAAAAGTTAATCAATTACCAAACTTTGTTCATCCACTTACAAGTGCTGGTAAAAAATACAATTATGGATTAGAAGCTGGAAGTAAAGCTGAATTAATCATAGCTATGACTTACAATAATTTAGGAAGTCCAATTACAATAAATGGATTTAAAGATAAAGAGATGATTCATTTATGTTTTATTGCAAAAAGTATGGGACATAATATCACTATTATTATTGAAGGTTTAAATGAACTAGAGATGATAATTGAAGTTTTAAATGAATCAAAACTAGAATCTCCAAATATTGGATTAAGAGTAAGACTTCATAGTGGAGGAAGTGGTTTATGGGCAAAAAGTGGAGGAATAAATTCTAAATTTGGATTAACTTCTACTGAAATTTTAGAAGCTTATGAACTTATGGAAGAGAATGATTTAGTTGACTATTTAACTATGATTCATTTCCATATTGGTTCAGCTATGAACTCTATTAAACCACTAAAAAAAGCTTTAAGAGAATCTGGTCATATTTATGCAGAACTTAAAAACTTAGGAGCGATTAATCTATCATCAATAAACATTGGTGGAGGATTAGCAGTAGAATATAGTGCTTATGAAAGAACAAGATTCTACTCTCTTTCGGAGTTTGCAAATGATGTTGTCTTTACTTTAAAAGAGATTGCTAAACAAAAAGGTGTTGATGAACCAAATATATTTACAGAATCTGGAAGATTTATAAGTGCAGCTTCGACTGTACTTATAACTCCTGTTCTTGAACTATTTTCAGCAGAATATGAATTAAGTCATTTAAAATTTAAAGATAAAAATCCTCCTTTAATTCAAGAATTACATGATTTATTTAAAGATATGACTAAAAAAACAGCTTATGAGTTTATGCACGATAGTATTGATCACATGGAATCACTTTTAACTCTATTTGATTTAGGTTATATTGATTTACAAGATAGGTCAAACGCTGAAATTTTAACTCATCAAATTATAAAAAAAGCTATTTCATTACTTCAAATTGATGATTATGAAGAACTTAAAAAATTTGATAAAAATATTCAAGAAAAATATCTATTAAACTTTTCATTATTCCAATCATTGCCTGATTATTGGGGAATAAATCAAGAGTTTCCTATCATGCCAATAACTCATTTGGACAAAAAACCAACAAGAAGTGCTTCATTATGGGATATTACTTGTGATAGTGATGGAGAAATTCCTTTTGATATGAAAAAACCTCTATATTTACATGATGTAAATCTAAATAAAGAGGATTATTTCTTAGGATTTTTCAATGTTGGAGCATATCAAGATACTTTAGGAATGAAACATAATCTTTTCTCACATCCAACAGAAGTAAATGTTGTATTTAAAGATGGAGAAGTTCATCTTGAAAAGATTTTAGAATCACAAAAGATTATCGATATTCTTGAAGATATAGATTATGATACAGATGAAATAAAGGCGATTTTAAACAAAAATTTGGCGCCTAAGATATATACAGAATTAGAAAAATATTTAAATCAAAATAGTTATTTAAAAACTATTTGGAGCTATTATGACGAATAA
- the hisS gene encoding histidine--tRNA ligase, with protein sequence MSNSEQKSTKTIQSLRGMKDIVNEESTLFTYFIENASKIAKNYGFSYLETPLLEETALFKRSVGESSDIVNKEMYQFIDKGENDVCLRPEGTAGVVRHFVEKKLDRAGGNYKWYYYGPMFRYERPQKGRLREFHQFGCEVFGIDSVYEDANIIIMIKEILDFFGIGFILKLNSLGCKECMPPYKENLVKHLTSFKDELCEDCNRRILTNPIRVLDCKNEKCQSLLVNAPKITNNLCNSCNDDFEKLKEILDFNNISYEIDSNLVRGLDYYNKTAFEFVSNEIGAQSAIAGGGRYDRLVEFLGGKSTAGIGFAIGIERLLELIKMPKVEEDIVYLGALDEKSLNTVIKTAIKKRKTTKTLVEYAPRSFGKHFGIAEKLGANIVALIGENELNSGTIYIKNIKTQEQINKKLEEF encoded by the coding sequence ATGTCAAATAGTGAACAAAAGAGTACAAAAACTATTCAAAGTTTAAGAGGTATGAAAGATATAGTAAATGAAGAGAGCACTTTATTTACTTATTTTATTGAAAATGCTTCAAAAATTGCTAAAAATTATGGATTTTCATATCTTGAAACTCCACTTTTAGAAGAGACAGCTTTATTTAAAAGAAGTGTAGGAGAAAGTAGCGATATCGTAAATAAAGAGATGTATCAATTCATAGATAAAGGTGAAAATGATGTTTGTTTACGACCAGAAGGAACAGCAGGAGTTGTAAGACACTTTGTAGAAAAAAAACTTGATCGTGCTGGTGGAAACTATAAATGGTACTATTATGGTCCAATGTTCAGATATGAAAGACCACAAAAAGGAAGATTAAGAGAGTTTCACCAATTTGGTTGTGAAGTATTTGGAATAGATTCAGTTTACGAAGATGCAAATATAATTATTATGATAAAAGAGATTTTAGACTTCTTTGGTATAGGTTTTATTTTAAAATTAAACTCACTTGGTTGTAAAGAGTGTATGCCTCCATATAAAGAGAACCTAGTAAAACATTTAACATCTTTTAAAGATGAACTTTGTGAAGACTGTAATAGAAGAATTTTGACAAATCCAATCAGAGTTTTAGACTGTAAAAATGAAAAATGTCAATCATTATTAGTAAATGCTCCAAAAATTACAAATAATTTATGTAATTCTTGTAATGATGATTTTGAGAAATTAAAAGAGATTTTAGATTTTAATAATATTTCTTATGAAATTGATTCAAATTTAGTAAGAGGACTTGACTACTATAATAAAACGGCTTTTGAGTTTGTAAGTAATGAAATTGGTGCTCAAAGCGCAATAGCTGGTGGTGGAAGATATGATAGATTGGTTGAGTTTTTAGGTGGAAAATCAACAGCTGGAATTGGATTTGCTATTGGTATTGAAAGATTATTAGAATTAATAAAAATGCCAAAAGTAGAAGAAGATATAGTTTATCTTGGTGCACTTGATGAAAAATCTTTAAATACAGTAATAAAAACTGCAATAAAAAAGAGAAAAACAACAAAAACTTTAGTAGAATACGCGCCACGAAGCTTTGGAAAACATTTTGGAATAGCTGAAAAGCTAGGAGCAAATATTGTTGCACTAATTGGGGAAAATGAGCTTAATAGTGGAACAATTTATATAAAAAATATAAAAACTCAAGAGCAAATAAACAAAAAGTTAGAGGAATTTTAA
- the tmk gene encoding dTMP kinase, which translates to MYVSIEGIDTAGKSTQLNILEKTFPNAIFTKEPGGTALGIKLRAMALGGEAKSSIAEMFLFLADRAEHIEEVIKPNKNSLVISDRSVVSGIAYANQFEIDKLIELNLIATSNILPTHIILLELTPEELKFRLSQKANDSIELRGIDYLINIQNRMKETIKKLNVNHIFIDASLKIEDIAKTIEDFLNVK; encoded by the coding sequence ATGTATGTAAGTATCGAGGGAATTGATACTGCTGGAAAATCAACTCAATTAAATATCTTAGAAAAGACGTTTCCAAATGCAATTTTTACAAAAGAGCCAGGGGGAACAGCTTTAGGTATAAAATTAAGAGCGATGGCACTTGGTGGTGAAGCAAAATCAAGTATTGCAGAAATGTTTTTATTTTTAGCTGATCGAGCTGAACATATTGAAGAAGTTATAAAACCAAATAAAAATAGTTTGGTTATTTCTGATAGATCGGTGGTTTCTGGAATTGCTTATGCAAATCAATTTGAAATAGATAAATTAATAGAATTAAATTTAATAGCAACTTCAAATATTTTACCAACACATATAATTTTACTTGAATTAACACCTGAAGAGCTTAAATTTAGACTTTCGCAAAAAGCAAATGATTCAATAGAATTAAGAGGAATTGATTATTTAATAAATATTCAAAATAGAATGAAAGAAACAATAAAAAAATTAAATGTTAATCATATTTTTATAGATGCAAGTTTAAAAATAGAAGATATAGCAAAAACAATAGAGGATTTTTTAAATGTCAAATAG
- the coaD gene encoding pantetheine-phosphate adenylyltransferase: MSKEINTNIGSYKKAIYSGTFDPITNGHLDIIKRATNIFDEVVIAVAKSELKKPMFSHEQRVEFVEAATSHLEGVKVLGFDTLLVDLAASLEINTIIRGLRAVSDFEFELQMGYANSSINKKLETLYLMPTLENAFVSSTIVREIIRFNGKFEHLVPARVVQCM, from the coding sequence ATGTCAAAAGAGATAAATACAAATATTGGCTCATATAAAAAAGCTATTTATAGTGGTACTTTTGATCCAATTACAAATGGTCATTTAGATATTATAAAAAGAGCAACAAATATTTTTGATGAAGTAGTTATTGCTGTTGCAAAAAGTGAATTAAAAAAACCTATGTTTTCACATGAACAAAGAGTAGAATTTGTAGAAGCTGCAACTTCTCATTTAGAAGGTGTTAAAGTTTTAGGTTTTGATACTTTACTTGTTGATTTGGCAGCTTCTTTAGAAATTAATACAATTATTAGAGGATTAAGAGCTGTTTCTGATTTTGAATTTGAGTTACAAATGGGATATGCAAATTCATCAATAAACAAAAAATTGGAAACTTTATATCTTATGCCAACATTAGAAAATGCCTTTGTAAGTTCAACAATAGTAAGAGAAATCATAAGATTTAATGGTAAATTTGAGCATTTGGTTCCTGCAAGAGTTGTGCAATGTATGTAA
- a CDS encoding UbiX family flavin prenyltransferase translates to MKITVAISGASGVSLALNFIKQIPKDFEVFVVFSKSSKRALKLENNISTKELFKDEKNITIFKDSDIGASIASGSFKVDKMIILPCSQNTLAKCAVGIADSLITRAFTVMLKEKREIVIAPREMPFNTISLKNMLILSKLGVTIAPPILGYYSNQQSLEDMENFLVGKWFDLLKIDNTLYKRWK, encoded by the coding sequence TTGAAAATAACAGTGGCAATTTCAGGCGCTAGTGGAGTTAGTCTGGCTTTAAACTTTATAAAACAAATACCAAAAGATTTTGAGGTTTTTGTAGTATTTTCTAAAAGTTCAAAAAGAGCTTTAAAGCTTGAAAATAATATATCAACGAAAGAATTATTTAAGGATGAAAAAAATATAACTATTTTTAAAGATTCTGATATTGGTGCAAGTATTGCATCTGGTTCTTTTAAAGTTGATAAGATGATTATTCTTCCATGTAGCCAAAATACTTTAGCAAAATGTGCTGTTGGAATAGCAGATAGTTTAATAACTAGAGCTTTTACAGTAATGCTAAAGGAAAAAAGAGAGATTGTTATTGCTCCTAGAGAGATGCCATTTAATACAATTTCACTAAAAAACATGTTGATATTATCAAAATTAGGAGTTACAATTGCACCTCCAATTTTAGGATATTATAGTAATCAACAAAGTTTAGAAGATATGGAAAATTTTTTGGTTGGAAAATGGTTTGATTTATTAAAAATAGATAATACCTTATACAAAAGATGGAAATAA
- a CDS encoding recombinase family protein has product MSKIFTYIRNNQNNDKYTQEQKEAIQGYIVKHNLQVYKNIEINISTPAEEKNILQLLENCEKNSIIVVANLNVFGRTIETILEIVKFLLANKIRIIVVEQNLDLLDDKDMLTQMILGVISMTVTLEKELMSLRTKEALTAKKLNGMALGKPKGTIQKSKFDLQRDKIEELLAVGLSVRKISKLLGYNNHIGLNNYVRKRKIKDKVNDK; this is encoded by the coding sequence ATGTCAAAAATCTTCACTTACATTAGAAATAATCAGAATAACGATAAATATACACAAGAACAAAAAGAAGCAATTCAAGGGTATATTGTTAAACATAATTTGCAAGTTTATAAAAATATTGAGATAAATATAAGCACACCTGCTGAAGAAAAAAATATTTTGCAATTGTTAGAAAATTGTGAAAAAAACTCAATAATTGTAGTTGCAAATCTAAATGTATTTGGACGAACAATAGAGACTATTTTAGAGATAGTAAAATTTTTATTAGCAAATAAAATTAGAATTATTGTGGTTGAACAAAATCTTGATTTATTAGATGATAAAGATATGTTAACTCAGATGATTTTAGGTGTTATTTCTATGACTGTAACTTTAGAAAAAGAGTTGATGAGTTTAAGAACAAAAGAGGCTTTAACAGCCAAAAAATTAAATGGTATGGCTTTAGGTAAACCAAAAGGAACAATCCAAAAATCTAAGTTTGATTTACAAAGAGATAAGATTGAAGAGCTTTTAGCTGTTGGATTAAGTGTTAGAAAAATATCAAAATTATTAGGTTATAACAATCATATAGGACTTAATAATTATGTTAGAAAAAGAAAAATAAAAGACAAAGTAAATGATAAATAG
- the rplI gene encoding 50S ribosomal protein L9 has product MKVLLIKDVKSLGKAGEIKEVADGYGKNFLIGKGLALHATTDVLNKHKAEQKKLALKEEQEIAQAKELAEKLNATKLTIKHKVGANGHLIGSVTNKEVSDALEQQFSIMIDKKNIALDNKIKTIGIYEVDCKLGHSIHAKLKIDVIAE; this is encoded by the coding sequence ATGAAAGTATTATTGATTAAAGATGTAAAAAGTTTAGGGAAAGCTGGTGAAATAAAAGAAGTAGCTGACGGATATGGGAAAAATTTTTTAATAGGAAAAGGTTTAGCATTACACGCAACAACTGATGTTTTAAATAAACATAAAGCTGAACAAAAAAAATTAGCACTTAAAGAAGAACAAGAAATTGCACAAGCTAAAGAATTAGCTGAAAAATTAAATGCTACAAAATTAACAATTAAACATAAAGTTGGAGCAAATGGGCATTTAATTGGAAGTGTAACAAATAAAGAAGTTAGTGATGCCCTAGAGCAACAATTTTCAATTATGATTGATAAAAAAAATATTGCATTAGATAATAAAATAAAAACTATTGGAATTTATGAAGTTGATTGTAAATTAGGGCATTCAATTCATGCAAAATTAAAAATTGATGTAATTGCGGAGTAA
- the hslV gene encoding ATP-dependent protease subunit HslV encodes MFDATTILAYKGKNKAVIGGDGQVTFGNTVLKGNATKIRTLYKDQILAGFAGSTADAFNLFDMFEGHLEACKGDLLKSVIAFSKEWRKDKVLRRLEAMMIVLNKEKIFILSGNGDVVEPEDGAIASIGSGGNFAISAARALAKHSSLDEEELVKESLMIAGELCIYTNQNIKILKLED; translated from the coding sequence ATGTTTGATGCAACAACAATACTTGCATATAAGGGTAAAAATAAAGCAGTAATTGGAGGTGACGGTCAAGTTACTTTTGGAAATACTGTTTTAAAAGGAAATGCAACAAAAATTAGAACACTTTATAAAGACCAAATCTTGGCTGGATTTGCTGGAAGTACAGCTGATGCTTTTAATCTTTTTGATATGTTCGAAGGACATTTAGAAGCTTGTAAAGGTGATTTATTAAAATCAGTTATTGCTTTTTCTAAAGAGTGGCGAAAAGATAAAGTTCTAAGAAGATTAGAAGCTATGATGATAGTTTTAAATAAAGAAAAAATATTTATTTTAAGTGGAAATGGTGATGTTGTTGAACCAGAAGATGGAGCGATTGCTAGTATTGGAAGTGGTGGAAACTTTGCTATTTCTGCAGCGCGAGCTTTAGCAAAACACTCAAGTTTGGACGAAGAAGAATTGGTTAAAGAGTCACTTATGATTGCTGGAGAACTTTGTATTTATACAAATCAAAATATAAAAATATTAAAGTTAGAGGATTAA